From one Meles meles chromosome 18, mMelMel3.1 paternal haplotype, whole genome shotgun sequence genomic stretch:
- the LPO gene encoding lactoperoxidase, which produces MRVLLHLPALLASLTLLQTAALAANAQTTTTAAISDAVSQVKVQVNKAFLESRTRLKMAMSSEAPTTRQLSEYLKHAKGRARTAIRIGQVWEESLKRLRQKAALTNATDPSLDLTALSGEVGCDAPVPVMKCDEDSPYRTITGDCNNRRNPELGAANRALARWLPAEYEDGLSLPFGWTPGKMRNGFPVPLARDVSNQIVDYLNEEGVLDQNRSLFFMQWGQIVDHDLDFAPDTELGSSEYSKAQCDKYCIQGDNCFPIMFPPNDPKLKTQGKCMPFFRAGFVCPTPPYQSLARDQINALTSFLDASLVYGPEPSLASRLRNLSSPLGLMAVNQEFYDHGLAYLPFDITKPSPCEFINTTARVPCFLAGDSRASEQILLATSHTLFLREHNRLAIELKRLNPHWDGEKVYQEARKILGAFVQIITFRDYLPIVLGEEMQKWIPPYQGYNRSADPRISNVFTFAFRFGHLEVPSTVSRLDENYQPWGPEAELPLHTLFFNTWRIVKDGGIDPLVRGLLAKKSKLLDQNKMMTRELRNKLFQPTHKIHGFDLAAINIQRGRDHGMPGYNSWRGFCDLSRPQTLKELNAVLKNQRLAKKLLDLYGTPDNIDIWVGGVAEPLVERGRVGSLLACLLGKQFQQIRDGDRFWWENPGVFTEKQRDSLQKMSFSRLVCDNTHITKVPRDPFQANSYPQGFVDCSAIDKLDLSPWASVED; this is translated from the exons ATGCGGGTCCTTCTGCATCTCCCAGCCCTTCTAGCCTCCCTGACCTTGCTCCAGACTGCAGCGCTGGCTGCGAATG CACAGACCACCACGACTGCTGCCATCTCTGATGCCGTGAGTCAAGTCAAGGTCCAAGTCAACAAGGCCTTTCTGGAATCCCGGACCAG GCTGAAGATGGCCATGAGCTCCGAGGCACCCACCACTCGACAGCTCTCCGAGTACCTCAAGCATGCCAAAGGCCGGGCGCGCACAGCCATCCGCATCGGGCAGGTGTGGGAGGAGTCCTTAAAGAGACTGAGGCAGAAAGCGGCCTTGACCAATGCCACAG ACCCCAGTCTGGACTTGACTGCACTGTCTGGGGAGGTGGGCTGTGACGCCCCTGTTCCGGTGATGAAATGTGACGAGGACAGTCCTTACCGAACGATTACAGGAGACTGTAATAACAG GAGGAACCCCGAGCTGGGCGCCGCCAACAGGGCGCTGGCGCGCTGGCTGCCGGCCGAGTACGAGGACGGGCTCTCCCTGCCCTTCGGGTGGACTCCGGGCAAGATGCGGAACGGCTTCCCCGTCCCGCTG GCCCGAGACGTATCCAACCAGATTGTAGACTACCTGAATGAGGAGGGTGTTCTGGACCAAAACAGATCCTTGTTCTTCATGCAGTGGGGTCAAATCGTGGACCATGACCTGGACTTTGCCCCCGACACTGAGCTGGGGAGCAGCGAGTACTCCAAAGCCCAGTGTGACAAGTACTGTATCCAGGGAGACAACTGCTTCCCCATCATG TTCCCTCCCAATGACCCCAAATTGAAGACTCAAGGCAAATGCATGCCTTTCTTCCGAGCTGGGTTCGTCTGCCCCACTCCACCTTACCAGTCCCTGGCTCGAGATCAGATCAACGCTCTGACCTCCTTCCTGGATGCCAGCTTGGTATACGGCCCCGAACCCAGCCTGGCCAGCCGCCTTCGCAACCTCAGCAGCCCACTGGGCCTCATGGCTGTGAACCAGGAGTTCTATGACCACGGGCTGGCTTACCTGCCCTTCGACATCACGAAGCCAAGCCCCTGCGAGTTCATCAACACCACTGCCCGAGTGCCCTGCTTCCTGGCAG GAGATTCCCGAGCCTCCGAGCAGATCTTGCTGGCCACTTCCCACACTCTCTTTCTCCGAGAGCACAACCGGCTGGCAATTGAGCTTAAGAGACTCAACCCTCACTGGGATGGAGAGAAGGTCTACCAGGAAGCCCGGAAGATACTGGGAGCCTTTGTGCAG ATTATCACCTTTAGGGACTACCTACCCATTGTGCTCGGTGAGGAGATGCAGAAGTGGATCCCCCCATACCAAGGCTATAACAGATCTGCTGACCCCCGAATTTCCAACGTCTTCACCTTTGCCTTCCGCTTTGGCCACTTGGAGGTCCCCTCGACTGTGTCCCGCCTGGATGAGAATTATCAGCCGTGGGGTCCAGAGGCAGAGCTCCCCCTGCACACCCTCTTCTTCAACACGTGGAGGATAGTCAAAGATG GTGGAATTGACCCTCTGGTCAGGGGCCTGCTGGCCAAGAAGTCCAAGCTCCTGGATCAGAACAAAATGATGACAAGAGAGCTGCGCAACAAGCTTTTCCAGCCCACCCACAAGATCCATGGCTTTGACCTGGCCGCCATCAACATACAGCGGGGCCGAGACCATGGGATGCCTG GGTACAACTCCTGGAGAGGCTTCTGTGACCTCTCGCGGCCCCAGACCCTGAAGGAGCTGAACGCTGTGCTGAAGAACCAGAGGCTGGCTAAGAAGTTACTGGATCTCTACGGGACCCCTGACAACATCGACATCTGGGTTGGGGGCGTTGCTGAGCCCCTGGTAGAGAGGGGCCGAGTGGGGTCTCTCCTGGCCTGCCTCCTGGGGAAGCAGTTCCAGCAAATCCGTGATGGAGACAG aTTCTGGTGGGAGAACCCTGGGGTCTTCACTGAGAAGCAACGGGACTCTCTCCAGAAAATGTCCTTCTCTCGCCTGGTCTGTGACAACACCCACATCACCAAGGTCCCACGCGACCCATTCCAGGCCAACAGCTACCCCCAGGGCTTTGTGGATTGCTCGGCCATTGACAAGCTGGACCTGTCACCCTGGGCCTCAGTGGAGGATTAG